A section of the Spirochaetaceae bacterium genome encodes:
- a CDS encoding ABC transporter permease subunit, with product MATDTQESSAGRDLQATATKSQPMARYLAEHWVLYLFVLPTVLYFVVFHYWPMYGAVIAFKNFTPIKGILGSPWAGFAHFERFFNSYFFELLIRNTILISVYVLVAAFPVPIAFALMVNQVEYPLLRKTLQTASYVPYFISMVVFIGMIFLFLSPTNGVVNRLIVFLGGGATDFMGSAAWFRHVYVGTEIWKETGFAAIIYLAVLSTINPELHEAAIVDGATKLQRIIHIDIPGIVPTAVVLLILRVGRLMDIGFQKAFLMQTELNMDASEIIPTYVYKQGLIGAQFSFSAAVGLFNAVINLALILLVNQISKRVTGNSLW from the coding sequence ATGGCAACCGATACCCAGGAATCGAGCGCCGGCCGGGATCTCCAGGCTACGGCAACGAAGAGCCAGCCGATGGCGCGCTACCTGGCCGAGCACTGGGTGCTGTACCTGTTCGTGCTGCCGACCGTCCTCTACTTCGTGGTTTTCCACTACTGGCCAATGTACGGCGCGGTGATCGCGTTCAAGAACTTCACGCCGATCAAGGGCATCCTGGGCAGCCCCTGGGCGGGCTTTGCCCACTTCGAACGGTTCTTCAACTCCTACTTCTTCGAGCTGCTGATTCGCAACACCATCTTGATCAGCGTGTACGTGCTGGTGGCGGCGTTCCCGGTGCCGATCGCCTTCGCGCTGATGGTCAACCAGGTCGAGTACCCGCTGCTGCGCAAGACCCTGCAAACCGCCTCCTACGTCCCTTACTTCATATCGATGGTGGTGTTCATCGGCATGATCTTCCTGTTCCTGTCGCCCACCAACGGCGTGGTCAACCGCCTCATCGTGTTCCTCGGCGGCGGGGCGACCGACTTCATGGGCAGCGCCGCCTGGTTCCGGCACGTCTACGTGGGCACCGAGATCTGGAAGGAGACCGGCTTCGCGGCCATCATCTACCTGGCGGTGCTCAGCACCATCAACCCGGAGCTGCACGAGGCCGCGATCGTGGACGGCGCCACCAAGCTGCAGCGCATCATCCACATCGACATCCCCGGCATCGTGCCCACCGCCGTCGTGCTGTTGATCCTGCGCGTCGGGCGGCTGATGGACATCGGCTTCCAGAAGGCGTTCCTGATGCAGACCGAACTCAACATGGACGCCTCGGAGATCATCCCCACCTACGTCTACAAGCAGGGGCTGATCGGGGCGCAGTTCAGCTTCTCGGCCGCGGTGGGGCTGTTCAACGCGGTGATCAACCTGGCGCTGATTCTGCTCGTCAACCAGATTTCCAAGCGGGTCACCGGCAACAGCCTGTGGTAG
- a CDS encoding carbohydrate ABC transporter permease, whose amino-acid sequence MADRELNAGGAGQTLDGVLEAAPRRRVRTRPSAPDRVFDAVNLTILTLVLAALVYPLYFVLISSISEPSLVNTGKVTWYPRGLTLQGYTRVFRDPNILIGYRNTFLYTGVGTALNVTLTVLAGYALSRRDFKGRNLISAFVVFTMLFNGGLIPLYLLVRNLGLLNTIGAMVLPTAVNVVNLIIARTFFATTIPDELLEAARVDGCGTARFFFQIVLPISPAIIAVEVLFYGVFHWNAFFEALIFLNDPDKYPLQMVLRDILLRARLSEMMFTGDPREFAEIQMLAELIKFSAIVVASAPILLLYPFLQRYFMTGVMIGSLKG is encoded by the coding sequence ATGGCAGACCGCGAGCTGAACGCCGGCGGCGCCGGGCAGACGCTCGACGGGGTCCTGGAGGCCGCCCCGCGGCGCCGCGTCCGGACGCGGCCGAGCGCCCCCGACCGGGTGTTCGACGCCGTCAACCTGACCATCCTGACGCTGGTGCTGGCGGCGCTGGTGTACCCGCTCTACTTCGTGCTGATCTCCTCGATCAGCGAACCGAGCCTGGTGAACACCGGCAAGGTGACCTGGTACCCGCGCGGGCTCACCCTGCAGGGCTATACGCGGGTGTTTCGCGATCCCAACATCCTCATCGGCTACCGCAACACCTTCCTCTACACCGGGGTCGGCACGGCGCTCAATGTCACCCTTACGGTGCTCGCCGGCTACGCCCTGTCGCGGCGCGACTTCAAGGGCCGCAACCTGATCTCCGCGTTCGTCGTGTTCACCATGCTGTTCAACGGCGGCCTGATCCCGCTCTACCTGTTGGTGCGCAACCTCGGGCTGCTCAATACGATTGGCGCAATGGTGCTGCCCACCGCCGTCAACGTGGTCAACCTGATCATCGCGCGCACCTTCTTCGCCACCACCATTCCCGACGAGTTGCTGGAGGCGGCGCGCGTTGACGGCTGCGGCACCGCGCGCTTTTTCTTTCAGATCGTGCTGCCGATCTCGCCGGCGATCATCGCCGTGGAGGTGCTGTTCTACGGCGTGTTCCACTGGAACGCCTTCTTCGAGGCGCTGATCTTCCTCAACGATCCCGACAAGTACCCGCTGCAGATGGTGCTGCGCGACATTCTGCTGCGCGCCCGGCTGTCGGAGATGATGTTCACCGGCGACCCGCGCGAGTTCGCGGAGATCCAGATGCTGGCCGAGCTGATCAAGTTTTCCGCCATCGTGGTGGCCTCGGCGCCGATCCTGCTGCTGTACCCGTTCCTGCAGCGCTACTTCATGACCGGGGTGATGATCGGATCTCTGAAGGGATAG
- a CDS encoding DUF499 domain-containing protein: protein MSTSRGALTPWHEVVQLRDDLKSGELPLAVFAADLYDVVMQKGHRPVYEEPGQFFALTYPTLNLRELVKDVALRLAGQSDKAYRKLAVNYGGGKTHTLIALRHLVHEPGELPDLPAVREFEAHVGFNPPRARVAALCFDKIDIETGVETPGPDGKLRKLRNPWSVLAWQLAGPDGLRMIHATGQDAERETPPAEPLLVELLAKPQADDLATLVLLDEVLMYLRVQVEMDPSWRGRLISFFQYLTQAVVKVDRCAMVASLLASDQRRHDALGNELLRDVSEVFGRQMEEDASPVSKEDVAQVLRRRFFTPESIRDQDLFRPHVAATVGSIAALDEQTAKGRAAAEQRYLDSYPFHPELTEIFYTRWTQLDGFQRTRGILRAFAIALRDAERWDTGPLIGPNVFLNERDKNDLSEAAGELASFASVDTEGGAHQQWRPILEGELAKARAIQSDAVRVRNRELEQAVVAVFLSCQPIGQKALTPELMVLLGAARPDRIELETGLQRWTEMSWFLDEAEVATRGDGSGAAAQLPKAWRLGNRPNLRQMHDDACRNRVPPTLIESQLIDAIERQRTLASGASAAGARVHKLPAGPRDIGDDGAFHYAVLGPRAASDPGKPSAEARRFIEQTTTPDRPRVYRNAVVLTVPSRDGLEAARTRVRDYLGWEEVRAQLQDQPIDPLREQMLAAETAAARIRVPDAVRSAYCMVVTVSESDAIHAFRVVVGDEPLFTTIKADRRSRIQETAISAEAMLPGAPYDLWREDEQARRVKHLVGAFAQFPKLPKMLRARGILDTVLDGVRNGIWVARLARPDRTIRTFWRSGIDEPALDDPGLELVLPEAAKLSALEPELLRQGNLPGLWETDAITVQDVYDYFAGGREVVLPREGYEETLLVPACEPAHVDAAVLEAVEQGLVWLTNGPASILSEPVPAGVLSAVATLRSPPARLPVDEMMAESIPDAWRDGTTNALAVATALSTKHGATLPWATVRAVIEDAIRAHWVELSADSAVWPCDLAGARHVTLVVPSDDKLGDGRRQPYAGTRPGVLTAEAVLEANGIQDLSDQIPEIAKAAVGNDLKFTVRVEFGGDETPPSDAVDKINELLADVSDALRLR from the coding sequence ATGAGCACTTCACGAGGAGCCCTGACTCCGTGGCACGAGGTCGTCCAACTGCGCGACGATCTGAAGAGCGGCGAGTTGCCACTGGCGGTGTTTGCCGCCGACCTGTACGACGTGGTGATGCAGAAAGGGCACCGGCCGGTGTACGAGGAGCCGGGGCAGTTCTTTGCCCTCACCTACCCCACCCTCAATCTGCGCGAGCTGGTCAAGGATGTGGCCCTTCGGCTGGCCGGGCAGAGTGACAAGGCGTACCGCAAGCTGGCCGTCAACTACGGCGGCGGCAAGACCCACACACTGATCGCGCTCCGGCACCTGGTACATGAGCCCGGCGAGTTGCCCGACCTGCCCGCGGTTCGCGAGTTCGAGGCGCACGTCGGGTTCAATCCGCCGCGGGCGCGTGTGGCGGCGCTGTGCTTCGACAAGATCGACATCGAGACAGGTGTGGAGACCCCCGGTCCGGACGGGAAGCTGCGGAAGCTCAGGAACCCTTGGAGCGTGCTGGCCTGGCAGCTTGCCGGGCCGGATGGACTGCGGATGATCCACGCCACTGGCCAGGACGCCGAACGAGAGACGCCGCCGGCCGAACCGCTCCTGGTGGAATTGCTGGCCAAGCCGCAAGCCGACGATCTCGCCACGCTGGTGCTGCTCGACGAGGTGTTGATGTACCTCCGCGTCCAGGTCGAGATGGATCCGAGTTGGCGCGGCAGGTTGATCAGCTTCTTCCAGTACCTCACGCAGGCGGTGGTCAAGGTGGACCGTTGCGCCATGGTGGCGTCGCTGCTGGCCTCCGATCAGCGCAGGCACGACGCGTTGGGAAACGAGCTGTTGCGCGACGTGTCCGAGGTGTTCGGCAGGCAGATGGAGGAAGACGCAAGTCCGGTGAGCAAGGAGGACGTGGCGCAGGTGTTGCGGCGCCGGTTCTTCACGCCCGAGTCGATACGCGATCAGGACCTGTTCCGTCCACACGTGGCGGCGACGGTCGGCAGCATCGCGGCGCTCGACGAGCAGACCGCCAAGGGGCGCGCGGCCGCCGAGCAGCGCTATCTCGACAGCTACCCCTTTCACCCGGAGCTCACCGAGATCTTCTACACCCGGTGGACTCAACTCGACGGCTTCCAGCGCACGCGCGGCATCCTGCGCGCCTTCGCGATCGCGCTGCGCGACGCGGAGCGGTGGGACACCGGCCCTCTGATCGGCCCCAACGTGTTTCTGAACGAGCGGGACAAGAACGACCTTTCCGAAGCGGCAGGGGAGCTGGCCTCGTTCGCCAGCGTCGATACTGAAGGCGGTGCGCACCAACAGTGGCGGCCGATCCTCGAAGGCGAACTGGCCAAGGCGCGTGCGATTCAGTCCGACGCGGTCCGCGTCCGCAACCGGGAGTTGGAACAGGCGGTGGTGGCCGTTTTTCTGAGCTGTCAGCCGATCGGGCAGAAGGCGTTGACGCCGGAGCTGATGGTACTGCTCGGGGCGGCGAGGCCAGACCGCATTGAGCTTGAAACCGGGCTGCAGCGCTGGACCGAGATGTCGTGGTTTCTGGATGAGGCGGAGGTCGCGACGCGGGGGGATGGTTCTGGAGCGGCCGCGCAACTGCCCAAGGCGTGGCGCCTGGGCAATCGTCCCAATCTGCGGCAGATGCACGACGACGCCTGCCGCAACCGGGTGCCTCCGACACTGATCGAGTCGCAGCTCATCGACGCCATCGAGCGCCAGCGCACCCTCGCCTCCGGGGCCAGCGCCGCCGGCGCGAGAGTACACAAACTGCCGGCAGGCCCGCGCGACATCGGCGATGACGGCGCTTTTCACTACGCCGTGCTCGGCCCACGGGCCGCCTCGGACCCGGGCAAGCCGAGCGCGGAGGCGCGCAGGTTCATCGAACAGACGACGACCCCGGATCGCCCCAGGGTGTACCGCAACGCCGTCGTCCTCACGGTACCGTCGCGGGACGGTCTCGAGGCTGCGCGCACGCGAGTACGCGACTACCTCGGTTGGGAGGAAGTTCGCGCGCAGTTGCAGGATCAGCCGATCGACCCGTTGCGCGAACAGATGCTTGCCGCCGAAACGGCCGCGGCCAGAATACGGGTGCCGGATGCGGTCAGGTCAGCCTATTGCATGGTGGTGACCGTGAGCGAAAGCGATGCCATCCACGCCTTCCGGGTCGTGGTCGGCGACGAGCCGCTGTTCACGACGATCAAGGCCGACCGCCGATCACGCATCCAGGAGACCGCGATCAGTGCGGAGGCGATGTTACCCGGCGCTCCCTATGACCTGTGGCGCGAGGACGAGCAAGCGCGGCGGGTCAAGCACTTGGTGGGCGCCTTCGCGCAGTTTCCGAAACTACCGAAGATGCTGCGCGCAAGGGGAATCCTCGATACCGTGCTGGACGGAGTTCGCAACGGGATCTGGGTTGCTCGGCTTGCGCGTCCAGATCGGACGATCAGAACATTCTGGCGATCGGGCATCGACGAGCCAGCGCTCGATGATCCCGGCCTGGAACTGGTGCTCCCCGAAGCGGCGAAGCTGAGCGCCCTGGAACCCGAGTTGCTGCGACAAGGCAACCTCCCGGGACTCTGGGAGACGGACGCCATTACCGTGCAGGACGTGTACGATTACTTTGCCGGCGGGCGCGAGGTTGTCCTGCCTCGCGAAGGCTACGAAGAGACTCTGCTCGTCCCGGCATGCGAACCGGCTCACGTCGACGCCGCGGTGCTGGAGGCGGTGGAGCAGGGGTTGGTGTGGCTGACCAACGGGCCGGCATCGATCCTGAGTGAGCCGGTGCCGGCCGGTGTGCTCAGCGCTGTCGCGACCCTGCGATCGCCCCCCGCGCGGCTTCCGGTAGACGAAATGATGGCCGAGTCGATCCCCGATGCGTGGCGTGACGGGACGACGAACGCACTCGCCGTCGCCACCGCCCTTTCGACGAAACACGGCGCGACTCTTCCGTGGGCGACGGTACGCGCCGTGATCGAAGACGCGATCCGTGCCCACTGGGTCGAGCTCTCCGCCGACAGCGCCGTGTGGCCGTGCGACCTTGCCGGCGCCCGGCACGTGACCCTGGTCGTGCCATCCGACGACAAGCTGGGCGACGGGCGCCGACAGCCATACGCCGGCACCCGGCCCGGCGTCCTCACCGCCGAGGCGGTCCTCGAAGCCAACGGCATCCAGGACCTGTCAGACCAGATTCCCGAAATCGCCAAGGCCGCCGTAGGCAACGACCTGAAGTTCACCGTTCGCGTCGAGTTCGGCGGCGACGAGACTCCCCCATCCGACGCAGTGGACAAGATCAACGAACTACTGGCCGACGTGTCGGACGCGTTGCGACTCCGGTGA
- a CDS encoding AAA family ATPase, with protein sequence MMDENNSKQRPAITSIRMVNFKNFVDETLRLGPFTVVVGTNASGKSNIRDAFRFLHGIGRGYTLTEVVGGKWGTGGQQEWQPIRGAANEIARLAHRDARWLGSVFSFEVGLRVDGKCVEYAIEIAFHPRPLEFRVQQEVLRVESRTLYETTAVDDGVHSVRCGDNVRLGLSPQKAVLTQLDSHREGWPTGVQEELAKVRVREALADMRFWDLSPELMRNGAFPGSPLGDRGDSLPAVLEGICIDEERQELLASWLQELTPMDVSGFDFPHDPRGLVHLMLCESNGRRVSADSASDGSLRFLAMLAVLLGKNPPGLCFFEEVDTGIHAARQSLLLELIETQAAKRGIQVVTTTHSPELLTYANDSTFEHISVVCRPEHAHDAVIRPVAELPNARELRVSGGGLGSLLSEGWMESAVAFTEDDEDEETP encoded by the coding sequence ATGATGGACGAAAACAACTCGAAACAGCGCCCCGCGATCACGTCGATTCGGATGGTCAACTTCAAGAACTTCGTCGACGAGACGCTGCGTCTCGGACCCTTCACGGTGGTCGTGGGGACGAACGCCAGCGGCAAGAGCAACATTCGCGATGCATTTCGCTTTCTGCACGGGATCGGCCGCGGCTACACCCTGACGGAAGTCGTCGGCGGGAAGTGGGGCACCGGCGGCCAGCAGGAATGGCAACCGATACGTGGCGCTGCGAACGAGATTGCCCGCCTCGCGCATCGTGACGCTCGCTGGTTGGGTTCGGTGTTCTCGTTTGAGGTTGGCTTACGGGTCGACGGGAAGTGCGTCGAGTACGCGATTGAGATCGCCTTTCATCCGCGTCCTCTCGAGTTTCGTGTGCAGCAGGAGGTGTTGCGGGTGGAATCGCGTACCCTCTACGAAACGACAGCTGTCGACGATGGGGTACACTCGGTACGCTGCGGCGACAATGTACGGCTAGGGCTCAGTCCGCAAAAGGCTGTTCTGACACAGCTGGACTCGCACCGCGAAGGGTGGCCGACCGGAGTCCAAGAGGAACTTGCGAAGGTGCGTGTGCGTGAGGCTCTGGCCGATATGCGATTTTGGGACCTGTCTCCGGAACTCATGCGGAACGGCGCGTTTCCCGGTAGTCCGCTGGGGGATCGGGGCGACAGCCTTCCAGCCGTGTTGGAGGGTATCTGTATCGATGAAGAGCGCCAGGAGCTGCTGGCATCGTGGCTGCAGGAGCTCACGCCCATGGACGTATCCGGTTTCGACTTCCCACATGACCCACGGGGTCTCGTACACCTGATGCTCTGCGAGTCGAACGGACGGAGGGTATCTGCGGACAGCGCCTCGGACGGTTCGCTGCGCTTCCTGGCGATGCTGGCGGTGTTGCTCGGCAAGAACCCACCCGGCCTGTGTTTCTTCGAGGAGGTGGACACCGGCATTCATGCGGCGCGCCAATCACTGTTACTGGAGCTGATCGAAACCCAGGCTGCAAAGCGTGGCATTCAGGTAGTCACGACCACTCACTCACCGGAGCTGTTGACCTATGCCAATGACAGCACGTTTGAACACATTTCGGTTGTCTGCCGGCCGGAACATGCGCACGACGCCGTCATCCGGCCCGTCGCCGAGTTACCCAACGCGCGCGAACTGCGGGTTTCGGGAGGAGGACTGGGCTCGCTTCTTTCCGAAGGCTGGATGGAGTCCGCGGTCGCCTTCACCGAGGACGATGAAGATGAGGAGACCCCGTGA
- a CDS encoding extracellular solute-binding protein produces the protein MLRMFALSASLLLAVTAGAFASATEEAAAEAAGFNATGYPIVDEPVTIRVVWQKWASHVKDPSEMMVPEQAREITGVEVDWIAVNGDAWLERTNLMLASGDLPDTFGAPLSDFNVVSNGEAGAFLPMNDLIDQFAPNVTAIFDKKPTLRPFITASDGNIYALFKLNEGSWTTTCPLTYLNKPWLDELGAEVPTTTEEYYELLMAVKNAGDLNGNGEADEIPLSFNFGGCAQGMSTFFWAHGLPVEEGFSDNRDLMMVQDGKVVYAPTQEGFRDTAKYLHRLWEAGLVDPEVFSHDWSGYVAKFKQDQLFSFNDWWAQNRVDTSRWLDWEYLPALKAPGYEPKANYRFSWDRGIAPITAAAEHPEVVMRWIDYWYDPLNSLTTMEGPLGVRVIENEDGTYGVAPTPEGLGLSEWRDLETIGPGFITSIDNDMYLNMFIFEAAEMCGTVKYDTYADQWPEMYWPRPMLSSAQINEEQTMLPDIQALVKKTLARWITEGGADEEWDQFQEDLNSIGLPRLMEIWQENLDKFLAGTGGVTPRPHDRGTGHPVRPL, from the coding sequence ATGCTACGAATGTTCGCCTTGTCCGCCAGCCTGTTGCTGGCGGTGACCGCCGGGGCTTTCGCCTCGGCAACGGAGGAGGCGGCCGCCGAGGCCGCGGGCTTCAACGCCACCGGCTACCCGATCGTCGACGAGCCGGTGACCATCCGCGTGGTGTGGCAGAAGTGGGCCAGCCACGTCAAGGATCCCTCCGAGATGATGGTGCCGGAGCAGGCGCGCGAGATTACCGGGGTCGAGGTCGACTGGATCGCGGTGAACGGCGATGCGTGGCTGGAGCGCACCAACCTGATGCTGGCGTCGGGCGACCTGCCGGACACGTTCGGGGCGCCGTTGAGCGACTTCAACGTGGTCAGCAACGGCGAGGCGGGCGCGTTCCTGCCGATGAACGACCTGATCGACCAGTTCGCTCCCAACGTGACCGCGATTTTCGACAAGAAGCCCACGTTGCGTCCGTTCATTACCGCGTCCGACGGCAACATCTACGCGCTGTTCAAGCTCAACGAGGGAAGCTGGACCACCACCTGTCCGCTCACCTACCTGAACAAGCCGTGGCTCGATGAGCTCGGCGCCGAGGTCCCTACCACCACCGAGGAGTACTACGAGCTGCTGATGGCGGTAAAGAACGCGGGCGACCTGAACGGCAACGGCGAGGCGGACGAGATCCCGCTGTCGTTCAACTTCGGCGGCTGCGCTCAAGGCATGAGCACGTTCTTCTGGGCGCATGGCCTGCCGGTGGAGGAAGGCTTCAGCGACAACCGCGACCTGATGATGGTGCAGGACGGCAAGGTGGTCTACGCTCCCACGCAGGAGGGCTTCCGGGACACGGCGAAGTACCTGCACCGGCTGTGGGAGGCGGGACTGGTCGATCCGGAGGTGTTTTCCCACGATTGGAGCGGCTACGTTGCCAAGTTCAAGCAGGACCAACTGTTCAGCTTCAACGACTGGTGGGCGCAGAACCGCGTGGATACCAGCCGCTGGCTGGACTGGGAGTACCTGCCGGCGCTGAAGGCTCCCGGCTACGAGCCGAAGGCCAACTACCGCTTCTCCTGGGATCGCGGCATAGCGCCGATCACCGCCGCCGCCGAGCACCCCGAGGTGGTGATGCGCTGGATCGACTACTGGTACGATCCGCTCAACAGCCTCACCACCATGGAGGGGCCGCTCGGCGTGCGCGTGATCGAGAACGAAGACGGCACCTACGGCGTGGCACCCACCCCGGAGGGACTCGGACTGTCGGAGTGGCGCGACCTGGAGACCATCGGACCGGGGTTCATCACCTCCATCGACAACGACATGTACCTGAACATGTTCATCTTCGAGGCCGCCGAGATGTGCGGCACGGTGAAGTACGACACCTATGCCGACCAGTGGCCGGAGATGTACTGGCCGCGTCCGATGCTGTCCTCGGCGCAGATCAACGAAGAACAGACGATGCTGCCTGACATTCAAGCGCTGGTGAAGAAGACCCTCGCCCGGTGGATCACCGAGGGCGGCGCCGACGAGGAGTGGGACCAGTTCCAGGAGGACCTGAACTCGATCGGCCTGCCGCGGCTGATGGAGATCTGGCAGGAGAACCTGGACAAGTTCCTGGCCGGCACCGGCGGCGTCACCCCGCGCCCCCACGACCGCGGCACCGGCCACCCGGTCCGGCCACTCTAA
- a CDS encoding HigA family addiction module antitoxin, which yields MAADATHPGEHIAAELEVLDVDAAAFARQLQLPEKRVTEILNRRQAVTADVALRLADYFGTSAKFWVNLQRLHDQSIAEYTSAPCTAATGNRRCTDLTL from the coding sequence ATGGCCGCTGACGCGACCCATCCGGGCGAACACATCGCCGCGGAGTTGGAGGTGCTGGACGTGGACGCCGCCGCATTCGCGCGACAGCTCCAGTTGCCCGAGAAGCGGGTCACCGAGATTCTCAACAGGAGACAGGCCGTCACCGCGGACGTGGCGCTGAGGCTGGCAGACTACTTCGGCACCAGTGCCAAGTTCTGGGTGAACCTGCAGAGACTCCATGACCAAAGCATAGCGGAGTACACGTCTGCCCCGTGTACCGCCGCGACAGGAAACAGGCGTTGTACGGACCTGACACTATGA